In Microbacterium maritypicum, the following are encoded in one genomic region:
- the aspS gene encoding aspartate--tRNA ligase, giving the protein MLRTHSAGSLRAEHIGQTVTLSGWVDRRRDHGGVAFIDLRDASGIAQVVIRDEEIAHPLRNEFVLKVTGEVSRRPEGNANPNLPTGEIELIATDVEVLNESAPLPFQVSTAVADTETVGEEARLKYRYLDLRRPAQAANLRLRSNVYKAIRDVLHAEDFTEVETPTLTRSTPEGARDFLVPARLSPGSWYALPQSPQLFKQLLMVGGVEKYFQIARCYRDEDFRADRQPEFTQLDIEMSFVDQEDVITLMESLIVAMWKTIGVEVATPLPRITYADAMAKYGSDKPDLRFGLELVEATEYFQDTPFRVFQAEYVGAVRMPGGASQPRKQLDAWQDWAKQRGARGLAYVLFNEDGSLGGPAAKNLSEAEQAGLAAFVGAEPGDCVFFAAGSTKESRALLGAARVEIGRRLGYLNPDEFAFTWVVDAPMFEPAADAVASGDVAVGAGAWTAVHHAFTGPKPEFQDTFDTDPGSALAYAYDIVCNGSELGGGSIRIHREDVQKRVFEVMGISDEQADEQFGFLLDAFKFGAPPHGGIALGMDRVLQHLSKTESIREVIAFPKSGNGFDPLTSAPAPITDAQRAEAGVDFEPEDDEA; this is encoded by the coding sequence GTGCTTCGCACCCACTCGGCAGGCTCTCTGCGAGCCGAGCACATCGGTCAGACCGTCACCCTCTCGGGTTGGGTCGACCGCCGTCGTGACCACGGAGGAGTCGCTTTCATCGATCTGCGGGATGCCTCGGGCATCGCCCAGGTCGTCATCCGCGACGAGGAGATCGCCCACCCGCTGCGCAACGAGTTCGTCCTGAAGGTGACCGGCGAAGTGTCGCGGCGCCCCGAGGGCAACGCGAACCCGAACCTGCCGACCGGCGAGATCGAGCTCATCGCGACCGACGTCGAGGTGCTCAACGAGTCCGCGCCACTCCCCTTCCAGGTCTCCACGGCTGTCGCCGACACCGAGACCGTCGGCGAGGAGGCACGCCTCAAGTACCGCTACCTCGACCTGCGTCGTCCTGCCCAGGCGGCGAACCTGCGCCTGCGCTCGAACGTCTACAAGGCGATCCGCGACGTGCTGCACGCCGAGGACTTCACCGAGGTCGAGACGCCGACCCTCACGCGCTCGACCCCGGAGGGCGCCCGCGACTTCCTGGTGCCGGCACGTCTGAGCCCGGGAAGCTGGTACGCCCTGCCGCAGTCGCCGCAGCTGTTCAAGCAGCTGCTGATGGTCGGCGGCGTGGAGAAGTACTTCCAGATCGCGCGCTGCTACCGCGACGAGGACTTCCGCGCCGACCGCCAGCCCGAGTTCACGCAGCTCGACATCGAGATGAGCTTCGTCGACCAGGAAGACGTCATCACGCTGATGGAGTCGCTCATCGTCGCGATGTGGAAGACGATCGGTGTCGAGGTCGCGACCCCGCTCCCCCGCATCACGTACGCCGACGCCATGGCCAAGTACGGCTCCGACAAGCCCGACCTGCGCTTCGGCCTCGAGCTCGTCGAAGCGACCGAGTACTTCCAGGACACGCCGTTCCGCGTGTTCCAGGCGGAGTACGTCGGTGCCGTGCGCATGCCCGGTGGTGCGAGCCAGCCGCGCAAGCAGCTCGACGCCTGGCAGGACTGGGCCAAGCAGCGCGGCGCCCGTGGTCTCGCCTATGTCCTGTTCAACGAAGACGGTTCGCTCGGCGGCCCCGCGGCCAAGAACCTGTCCGAAGCCGAGCAGGCCGGACTCGCCGCCTTCGTGGGCGCCGAGCCGGGCGACTGCGTGTTCTTCGCCGCCGGTTCCACCAAGGAGAGCCGCGCACTGCTCGGCGCCGCCCGCGTCGAGATCGGTCGCCGCCTCGGCTACCTGAACCCGGACGAGTTCGCGTTCACCTGGGTCGTCGACGCTCCGATGTTCGAGCCGGCCGCCGACGCCGTGGCCTCGGGCGACGTGGCCGTGGGTGCCGGCGCCTGGACTGCCGTGCACCACGCGTTCACCGGTCCGAAGCCCGAATTCCAGGACACGTTCGACACCGACCCCGGCTCGGCCCTCGCCTACGCGTACGACATCGTGTGCAACGGCTCCGAGCTCGGCGGCGGCTCGATCCGCATCCACCGCGAAGACGTGCAGAAGCGCGTGTTCGAGGTCATGGGCATCAGCGACGAGCAGGCCGACGAGCAGTTCGGCTTCCTGCTCGACGCGTTCAAGTTCGGCGCACCGCCGCACGGTGGGATCGCGCTCGGCATGGACCGCGTGCTGCAGCACCTGTCCAAGACCGAGTCGATCCGTGAGGTCATCGCGTTCCCGAAGTCCGGCAACGGCTTCGACCCGCTGACCTCCGCTCCCGCGCCCATCACCGACGCGCAGCGCGCCGAGGCCGGCGTCGACTTCGAACCCGAGGACGACGAGGCCTGA
- a CDS encoding TlpA family protein disulfide reductase produces MPRDSTVRQIRSGRSSRTRRSRRAVGAALAAVLAIGLSACAPDPVSQSFLSGENTGYVAADGAIVEIPVAERGEPVEFGGVTETGEKFDSADIAGNVTVVNFWYAGCAPCRLEAADLEAVWQDFSGEDVSFVGINTRDQADTAVVFAEEHDITYPSLIDVDTAEAKLAFAKVTPIAATPTTLVLDKQGRVAARIIGPIDGPSILSTLVKDALAEDS; encoded by the coding sequence GTGCCACGCGATTCGACGGTCCGTCAGATCCGCAGCGGCCGCTCCTCCCGCACCCGGCGTTCACGCCGTGCGGTCGGTGCCGCGCTCGCTGCGGTGCTCGCCATCGGTCTGAGCGCCTGCGCTCCCGATCCGGTCAGCCAATCCTTTCTGAGCGGCGAGAACACCGGCTACGTCGCGGCCGACGGCGCGATCGTTGAGATCCCCGTCGCCGAGCGCGGTGAGCCCGTGGAGTTCGGGGGAGTCACCGAGACCGGCGAGAAGTTCGACAGCGCCGACATCGCCGGCAACGTCACCGTCGTCAACTTCTGGTACGCCGGATGCGCGCCGTGTCGCCTCGAAGCCGCCGACCTCGAAGCCGTGTGGCAGGACTTCTCAGGCGAAGATGTCTCGTTCGTCGGCATCAACACCCGCGACCAGGCCGACACCGCCGTCGTGTTCGCCGAGGAGCACGACATCACGTACCCGAGCCTGATCGACGTCGACACCGCCGAGGCCAAGCTCGCGTTCGCGAAGGTCACGCCGATCGCTGCCACCCCGACCACGCTCGTGCTCGACAAGCAGGGCCGTGTCGCCGCGCGCATCATCGGCCCCATCGACGGCCCCTCGATCCTCTCGACGCTCGTCAAGGACGCGCTCGCGGAGGACTCGTGA
- a CDS encoding ABC transporter substrate-binding protein encodes MARFTRRARIGAGIALATTAVLALTSCASATDAPASSSEGVDAAAATSVEDFGTFADLEAAAKEEGSLNVIALPRDWANYGEILDLFTEKYPEITINEASPDVSSAEEIQAAETNKGLDTAPDVFDLGLTVALQNTDTFAPYKVQTWDEIPDELKEPTGLFVGDYGGYMSIGYDSSKFDAPAELADLLSPDYKGAVAINGDPTQAGAAFAAVGLATVQSDGTLDDFQPGIDFFSDMQKAGNLLKVDVTTATIASGETPVVFDWDYLNASHTADNEDWKVVVLDGTGYAGYYNQAINVDAPNPAAARLWQEFLYSDEVQNLWLKGGARPVRMEAMTEAGTIDADLAAALPEAPEETVVPTEEQSTNAGTLLGEKWAAAVQ; translated from the coding sequence ATGGCTCGCTTCACCCGCCGCGCGCGCATCGGCGCCGGCATCGCCCTGGCCACCACGGCCGTACTCGCGCTCACCTCCTGCGCGTCCGCCACCGACGCACCGGCTTCGAGCAGCGAGGGGGTCGATGCCGCCGCGGCCACGTCCGTGGAGGACTTCGGCACGTTCGCCGACCTCGAGGCCGCTGCCAAGGAGGAGGGGTCGCTCAACGTCATCGCCCTTCCCCGCGACTGGGCGAACTACGGCGAGATCCTCGACCTGTTCACCGAGAAGTACCCCGAGATCACGATCAACGAGGCCTCGCCCGACGTCTCCAGTGCCGAGGAGATCCAGGCCGCCGAGACCAACAAGGGCCTCGACACCGCGCCCGACGTGTTCGACCTCGGTCTGACCGTCGCACTGCAGAACACCGACACGTTCGCTCCCTACAAGGTGCAGACGTGGGACGAGATCCCCGACGAGCTCAAGGAGCCGACCGGACTCTTCGTCGGCGACTACGGCGGATACATGTCGATCGGCTACGACTCGTCGAAGTTCGATGCGCCCGCCGAGCTCGCCGACCTGCTGTCGCCCGACTACAAGGGCGCCGTCGCGATCAACGGCGACCCGACCCAGGCCGGCGCCGCGTTCGCCGCCGTGGGCCTCGCCACCGTGCAGTCCGACGGCACGCTCGACGACTTCCAGCCCGGCATCGACTTCTTCTCGGACATGCAGAAGGCCGGCAACCTGCTCAAGGTGGATGTCACCACGGCGACCATCGCGAGCGGCGAGACCCCGGTCGTCTTCGACTGGGACTACCTGAACGCCTCGCACACGGCCGACAACGAGGACTGGAAGGTCGTCGTGCTCGACGGCACCGGATACGCCGGCTACTACAACCAGGCCATCAACGTCGACGCCCCGAACCCGGCGGCGGCCCGCCTGTGGCAGGAGTTCCTCTACAGCGACGAGGTGCAGAACCTCTGGCTGAAGGGTGGCGCGCGTCCGGTGCGCATGGAGGCCATGACCGAGGCGGGAACGATCGACGCCGACCTCGCGGCCGCGCTCCCCGAGGCTCCCGAGGAGACCGTGGTGCCGACCGAGGAGCAGTCGACGAACGCCGGCACGCTGCTCGGTGAGAAGTGGGCCGCGGCCGTCCAGTGA
- a CDS encoding sulfite exporter TauE/SafE family protein translates to MDIGAVLGLEQLTWGMLLLVVIAAFCAGWIDAVVGGGGLLQLPALLLIPGISPVQALATNKLASVFGTATSSVTYYRRAKPDIRTALPMAAIAFIGSFGGAAVATVLPPAAFKPIIVIALLVVALFTAFRPQMGAATKLRYHGHKHHIMAGAAGLGIGFYDGMIGPGTGTFLVITLVALLGYDFLQASAKAKIVNLATNAGALMLFIPHGAVLWLLGGILAVANVAGSYLGSRMAISRGTTFIRVVFLVVVVGLIAKLGVDVWNENIVPVLALLG, encoded by the coding sequence GTGGATATCGGCGCCGTGCTCGGACTGGAGCAGCTCACCTGGGGGATGCTCCTCCTCGTCGTCATCGCCGCGTTCTGCGCCGGCTGGATCGATGCGGTCGTCGGCGGGGGCGGTCTGCTGCAGCTGCCGGCGCTGCTGCTGATCCCCGGCATCTCGCCCGTGCAGGCGCTGGCGACCAACAAGCTCGCCTCCGTCTTCGGCACCGCGACCAGCAGTGTCACCTATTACCGCCGCGCCAAACCCGACATCCGTACGGCCTTGCCGATGGCGGCGATCGCGTTCATCGGCTCGTTCGGGGGCGCGGCCGTCGCGACGGTACTGCCGCCCGCCGCGTTCAAGCCCATCATCGTGATCGCCCTGCTGGTCGTCGCTCTGTTCACCGCGTTCCGGCCGCAGATGGGCGCGGCGACGAAGCTGCGGTACCACGGGCACAAACACCACATCATGGCGGGTGCCGCCGGGCTCGGCATCGGGTTCTACGACGGGATGATCGGCCCCGGCACCGGCACCTTCCTCGTCATCACGCTCGTCGCCCTGCTCGGCTACGACTTCCTGCAGGCGAGCGCGAAGGCGAAGATCGTGAACCTCGCGACGAACGCGGGCGCGCTGATGCTGTTCATCCCGCACGGGGCGGTGCTGTGGCTGCTGGGCGGCATCCTCGCGGTGGCGAACGTCGCGGGCAGTTACCTGGGGTCGCGGATGGCGATCTCGCGGGGGACGACCTTCATCCGCGTCGTCTTCCTGGTGGTCGTGGTCGGCCTGATCGCCAAGCTCGGGGTCGACGTGTGGAACGAGAACATCGTCCCCGTGCTCGCGCTCCTCGGCTGA
- a CDS encoding ABC transporter permease, which translates to MNRLGPSRTTRWVIGIIVGAFFAIPLASTFLFTLRGKEGPTLEHWAALFDPAASAAIKPIWTGLGNSLVLAVVTVAIVLLLLAPTMILVNLRFPKLKPAFEFAALLPISIPAIVLVVGLAPLYLQIGRTLGTGTWTLAFAYGITVLPYASRSIQASIDAADLRTLSEAARSLGASWPTVILRVLAPNLRQGLLAASLISIAVVLGEFTIASLLNRPVFQTAMVVVQKQDPYAPAIFTLLALAFVFLVLLLIGRVARGTGKARS; encoded by the coding sequence GTGAATCGCCTCGGTCCCTCTCGCACGACCCGCTGGGTCATCGGCATCATCGTCGGCGCGTTCTTCGCCATCCCCCTCGCCTCGACCTTCCTGTTCACGCTCCGTGGGAAGGAAGGACCGACTCTCGAACACTGGGCCGCCCTCTTCGATCCGGCCGCCTCCGCCGCCATCAAGCCGATCTGGACGGGCCTGGGCAACTCGCTCGTGCTCGCGGTCGTCACGGTCGCGATCGTGCTGCTCCTGCTCGCGCCGACCATGATCCTGGTCAACCTGCGCTTCCCGAAGCTCAAGCCCGCATTCGAGTTCGCGGCGCTGCTGCCGATCTCGATCCCCGCGATCGTACTCGTCGTCGGGCTCGCGCCGCTCTATCTGCAGATCGGGCGGACGCTGGGCACGGGCACCTGGACCCTCGCGTTCGCCTACGGCATCACCGTTCTCCCCTACGCCTCCCGATCGATCCAGGCCTCGATCGATGCCGCCGACCTGCGCACCCTCTCCGAAGCGGCGCGCTCACTCGGCGCGAGCTGGCCGACCGTGATCCTGAGGGTGCTGGCGCCGAACCTCCGGCAGGGACTCCTCGCGGCATCGCTGATCTCGATCGCCGTCGTGCTGGGCGAGTTCACGATCGCCTCGCTCCTGAACCGCCCGGTGTTCCAGACCGCCATGGTCGTCGTGCAGAAGCAGGATCCCTACGCGCCGGCGATCTTCACCCTGCTGGCGCTGGCGTTCGTCTTCCTTGTGCTCCTCCTCATCGGCCGCGTCGCCCGCGGCACCGGAAAGGCCCGCTCATGA
- a CDS encoding NAD(P)/FAD-dependent oxidoreductase, with amino-acid sequence MYDAIVIGAGPAGLQAALTLGRMHRSTLLLDSGEYRNGTVLHMHNMVGEDGAPPAEFRATARTELSAYADAEVRDIGAASIAGTDGDGFQVTLADGSAVDGRRVILATGVADDLPPVPGLQDLWGTHAFMCPFCDGHEHADKPIGIVGAAPRAEHLIGLLGRIVGDITVFPVDEAFSAEDARTLEAKGVRVSSTPVVSVENDTDGVRIRTDDDERTVAGIFVAAGAMRQRAPFAADLGLAMLESGSIEIDEFGRTSIPGVFAAGDLAHRASLPGPMASVLLAAAAGQLAAVGIIQSLA; translated from the coding sequence ATGTACGACGCCATCGTCATCGGCGCAGGGCCCGCAGGACTGCAGGCCGCTCTGACCCTCGGACGCATGCACCGCTCCACGCTGCTGCTCGACTCCGGCGAGTACCGCAACGGCACCGTCCTGCACATGCACAACATGGTCGGCGAAGACGGTGCGCCGCCGGCGGAGTTCCGCGCCACCGCCCGTACCGAGCTCTCCGCCTACGCCGACGCGGAGGTCCGCGACATCGGCGCTGCGAGCATCGCCGGGACGGACGGGGACGGTTTCCAGGTCACCCTCGCCGACGGTTCGGCGGTCGACGGGCGCCGCGTGATCCTCGCCACCGGCGTCGCCGACGACCTCCCTCCCGTCCCCGGACTGCAGGATCTGTGGGGCACGCACGCTTTCATGTGCCCGTTCTGCGATGGACATGAGCACGCGGACAAGCCGATCGGTATCGTCGGTGCAGCTCCTCGAGCCGAGCACCTGATCGGCCTGCTCGGGCGCATCGTCGGCGACATCACCGTCTTCCCCGTCGACGAGGCGTTCTCCGCCGAGGATGCGCGGACCCTGGAGGCGAAGGGTGTGCGCGTGAGCAGCACTCCCGTCGTCTCGGTCGAGAACGACACCGACGGTGTGCGGATCCGCACGGACGACGACGAGCGCACGGTCGCCGGCATCTTCGTGGCGGCTGGAGCGATGCGTCAGCGGGCGCCGTTCGCCGCGGACCTCGGGCTGGCGATGCTCGAGTCCGGCTCGATCGAGATCGACGAGTTCGGCCGCACCTCGATCCCGGGCGTCTTCGCCGCCGGTGACCTCGCCCACCGCGCCAGCCTCCCCGGCCCGATGGCGTCGGTGCTGCTCGCGGCCGCCGCCGGTCAGCTCGCGGCGGTCGGCATCATCCAGTCACTCGCCTGA
- a CDS encoding histidine phosphatase family protein: MTASRLHLVRHGEVHNPARVLYGRLPDYHLSKAGRGMAAAAADHLASLDRPVVALYASPLERAQESAEPFAERFDLVPETDIRLIEPANVFEGTQMRRSLMNPMNWWHLRQPSVPSWGEPYTSIAERMLSVMDEAWDAAPEGDLVMVSHQAPIWITHLRVAGLPLRHDPRTRRCALSSVTSFERVGDVWREVAYAEPAATGSAVDVGAV, encoded by the coding sequence ATGACGGCGTCTCGTCTGCACCTCGTCCGACACGGTGAGGTGCACAACCCTGCTCGCGTGCTCTACGGGCGGCTTCCCGACTATCACCTGAGCAAGGCAGGCCGGGGGATGGCAGCGGCCGCGGCCGACCACCTGGCGTCGCTCGATCGCCCCGTCGTCGCCCTGTACGCCTCGCCTCTCGAGCGGGCGCAGGAGTCGGCGGAGCCGTTCGCCGAGCGGTTCGACCTCGTGCCCGAGACGGACATCCGCCTGATCGAGCCGGCCAACGTGTTCGAGGGCACGCAGATGCGTCGCTCCCTGATGAACCCGATGAACTGGTGGCACCTGCGCCAGCCTTCTGTGCCGAGCTGGGGCGAGCCGTACACCTCCATTGCGGAGCGGATGCTCAGCGTGATGGACGAGGCCTGGGATGCGGCGCCGGAGGGGGACCTCGTGATGGTCTCGCACCAGGCGCCGATCTGGATCACGCACCTCCGCGTCGCGGGTCTGCCGTTGCGGCACGACCCGCGCACCCGTCGCTGCGCGCTGTCGAGCGTCACCTCGTTCGAGCGGGTCGGTGATGTGTGGCGCGAGGTGGCCTACGCGGAGCCCGCCGCGACGGGCTCCGCTGTCGACGTCGGCGCGGTCTGA
- a CDS encoding GNAT family N-acetyltransferase — protein MLEALPLPHSFESRIGTAVLRRAVVDDADAVIALLADDPISAARGDVASDEDRPVYAQALTEILAEPSNDLLVVELDGAVVGTLQLTSIPGMSRRGARRLLVEAVRVHSGLRSSGIGSAVMRWVGEAAAPAVGASMVQLTSDAARTDAHRFYERLGYVGSHRGFKYNVPQA, from the coding sequence ATGCTCGAGGCCCTCCCACTGCCCCACTCCTTCGAATCGCGCATCGGGACGGCCGTGCTCCGCCGTGCGGTGGTCGATGACGCGGATGCCGTGATCGCGTTGCTCGCGGACGACCCGATCAGCGCGGCGCGGGGCGATGTGGCATCCGACGAGGATCGCCCCGTGTACGCTCAGGCCCTCACCGAGATCCTGGCCGAGCCCTCGAACGATCTGCTCGTCGTCGAGCTCGACGGCGCGGTCGTCGGCACGCTGCAGCTCACCTCGATCCCCGGGATGTCACGCCGCGGCGCGCGGCGACTGCTGGTCGAGGCGGTACGCGTGCACAGCGGTCTGCGGTCGTCGGGCATCGGATCCGCGGTGATGCGCTGGGTGGGTGAGGCGGCGGCCCCCGCTGTCGGCGCGTCGATGGTGCAGCTCACCTCGGATGCCGCCCGCACCGACGCCCACCGCTTCTACGAGCGCCTCGGCTACGTGGGCTCGCACCGCGGCTTCAAGTACAACGTCCCGCAGGCCTGA
- a CDS encoding ABC transporter permease: protein MTTISAPGVDAAASAPATAAGPSQHARARRSGPSPAWLGLVPFAAYVLLFLAVPTILAIGSGFFDDDGAFTWTNVAALADPVVLNTFANSAWLSLLTAVVGAVVGALVCYALLGMNPDGAMRQSVDAAAGVLAQFGGVMLAFAFIATIGIQGVVTLFLQDTFGIDIFANGAWLYELPGLILPYIYFQIPLMVITFMPALAALKPQWAEANLTLGGSRSSFWLRIGFPVLAPSFLASLLLLFANAFSSYATAAALASQGSQIVPLQIRTALTSETLLGRENLAGALALGMIVVVTVVMSLYSLIQRRAARWQS, encoded by the coding sequence GTGACGACAATCTCCGCACCGGGGGTGGATGCTGCGGCATCCGCCCCCGCCACGGCCGCCGGGCCTTCGCAGCATGCGAGGGCCCGGCGGTCCGGCCCGTCCCCCGCGTGGCTCGGGCTCGTCCCGTTCGCGGCCTACGTCCTGCTGTTCCTCGCCGTGCCGACCATCCTCGCGATCGGCTCCGGCTTCTTCGACGACGACGGCGCCTTCACCTGGACGAACGTCGCGGCCCTCGCCGACCCGGTCGTGCTGAACACCTTCGCGAACTCCGCCTGGCTCTCCCTGCTCACGGCCGTCGTCGGCGCGGTCGTCGGCGCGCTCGTCTGCTACGCCCTCCTCGGCATGAATCCCGACGGGGCGATGCGCCAGTCGGTGGATGCTGCGGCCGGCGTGCTCGCGCAGTTCGGCGGGGTCATGCTGGCGTTCGCCTTCATCGCCACGATCGGCATCCAGGGTGTCGTCACCCTGTTCCTCCAGGACACGTTCGGGATCGACATCTTCGCGAACGGCGCCTGGTTGTACGAGCTGCCCGGGCTGATCCTGCCCTACATCTACTTCCAGATCCCGCTGATGGTCATCACGTTCATGCCCGCCCTCGCCGCGCTCAAGCCGCAGTGGGCCGAGGCGAACCTCACTCTCGGCGGTAGCCGCTCCAGCTTCTGGCTGCGCATCGGCTTCCCCGTGCTCGCCCCCTCGTTCCTCGCCAGCCTGTTGCTGCTGTTCGCCAACGCGTTCTCCTCTTATGCGACGGCCGCCGCTCTCGCCAGCCAGGGTTCGCAGATCGTGCCGCTGCAGATCCGCACCGCCCTCACGAGCGAGACGCTGCTCGGGCGGGAGAACCTCGCCGGAGCCCTCGCACTCGGCATGATCGTCGTGGTGACGGTCGTGATGTCCCTGTACTCGCTCATCCAGCGCCGCGCGGCACGGTGGCAGTCGTGA
- a CDS encoding MerR family transcriptional regulator — MKSSAEHPWSVGDVAARFELPTNVLRHWESVGLLRPPRDSAGRRRYGEDEVVRIAVIQRSKAAGMTLDQIAVLLDDGSAGRHQVLQQHLDDLDRRMEEMRRSREMTEHAMGCRAHDIATCPRFRAGVDDVLARF; from the coding sequence ATGAAGTCAAGTGCTGAGCATCCGTGGTCCGTCGGAGATGTCGCCGCCCGGTTCGAGCTGCCGACGAACGTACTGCGGCACTGGGAATCGGTCGGTCTGCTGCGGCCGCCGCGTGACTCGGCGGGACGCCGCCGCTACGGCGAGGACGAGGTCGTGCGCATCGCCGTGATCCAGCGCAGCAAGGCCGCCGGGATGACGCTCGACCAGATCGCCGTGCTGCTCGACGACGGCAGCGCAGGTCGACACCAGGTGCTCCAGCAGCACCTCGACGACCTCGATCGGCGCATGGAAGAGATGCGCCGGTCGCGTGAGATGACCGAACACGCGATGGGATGCCGGGCTCACGACATCGCCACCTGCCCGCGGTTCCGGGCCGGCGTCGACGACGTCCTGGCGCGGTTCTGA
- a CDS encoding cytochrome c biogenesis CcdA family protein has protein sequence MNPEAIIGSGALWIAIPVAMLAGLVSFLSPCVLPLVPGYLGFLGGAVAPRPAVAADGEGRATTQTAETATRGRLVLGVLLFIFGFSLVFVSITALGGVASVFLLQWGEIITRILGVVIIAMGLVFLGLFGFAQRELRFHVDSKAGIIGAPLLGIALGIGWAPCLGPTLTAIFALSFNAGDPVRAGFLGLAYSLGLGIPFLLVALGFGWATKAIGFLRRHIRVVNVIGGVLLILLGILMVTGLWTDIMSRLTAVMGSVILPL, from the coding sequence GTGAACCCCGAAGCGATCATCGGCTCCGGGGCCCTGTGGATCGCGATCCCGGTCGCGATGCTGGCGGGACTCGTCTCGTTCCTGTCTCCGTGCGTGCTGCCGCTCGTGCCCGGCTACCTCGGCTTCCTCGGCGGGGCCGTGGCCCCCCGTCCGGCCGTCGCCGCCGACGGCGAAGGGCGCGCCACGACGCAGACGGCTGAGACCGCGACACGCGGCCGGCTCGTCCTCGGCGTGCTGCTGTTCATCTTCGGCTTCAGTCTGGTCTTCGTCTCCATCACCGCCCTCGGGGGCGTGGCGAGCGTCTTCCTGCTGCAGTGGGGCGAGATCATCACGCGCATCCTCGGTGTCGTGATCATCGCCATGGGCCTGGTCTTCCTCGGCCTGTTCGGCTTCGCGCAGCGCGAGCTGCGCTTCCACGTGGACTCGAAGGCCGGCATCATCGGCGCTCCGCTGCTGGGCATCGCGCTCGGCATCGGCTGGGCGCCCTGCCTGGGCCCGACGCTCACGGCGATCTTCGCCCTGTCGTTCAACGCCGGCGATCCGGTGCGCGCGGGCTTCCTCGGCCTCGCCTACTCGCTCGGGCTCGGCATCCCGTTCCTGCTCGTCGCACTCGGTTTCGGCTGGGCGACGAAGGCGATCGGCTTCCTCCGCCGCCACATCCGCGTGGTCAACGTCATCGGAGGGGTGCTGCTGATCCTGCTCGGCATCCTGATGGTCACCGGCCTGTGGACCGACATCATGTCTCGACTGACGGCGGTGATGGGCAGTGTCATCCTCCCGCTCTGA
- a CDS encoding DUF5684 domain-containing protein codes for MNLTLVPAADVPVVPDFVSQIFSGTSGVVALIFYILLAVAWWKVFTKAGYPGILALIPIVNAIFLLRIAGMSGWWVLLYLVPIANVVLAIVVAVKVGARFGKGGVFSFFLLFVFSFIGYFILGFGDSRYRKA; via the coding sequence ATGAATCTCACCCTCGTCCCCGCGGCCGACGTCCCGGTCGTCCCCGACTTCGTCAGCCAGATCTTCTCCGGAACCTCCGGCGTGGTGGCGCTGATCTTCTACATCCTCCTCGCCGTCGCCTGGTGGAAGGTGTTCACCAAGGCCGGATACCCCGGCATCCTCGCCCTCATCCCGATCGTCAACGCGATCTTCCTGCTGCGCATCGCCGGCATGTCGGGCTGGTGGGTGCTGCTCTATCTGGTGCCGATCGCGAACGTGGTGCTCGCGATCGTCGTCGCCGTCAAGGTCGGCGCGCGCTTCGGCAAGGGCGGGGTCTTCTCGTTCTTCCTGCTCTTCGTGTTCTCGTTCATCGGATACTTCATCCTCGGCTTCGGCGACTCCCGCTACCGCAAGGCGTGA